One window from the genome of Amphiprion ocellaris isolate individual 3 ecotype Okinawa chromosome 23, ASM2253959v1, whole genome shotgun sequence encodes:
- the LOC111586893 gene encoding uncharacterized protein LOC111586893 isoform X1, translating into MANYRTRLRNIGCPELSINAAKEKRRTTGKGPNQVKKPRKAEVSYCPDYPIGETKASLELERKILLLEVKKKNQPLIKAKMERTFAYRRQEIIQDMPFITEFQDRWPALFSESELNAEFTRITTVPLLSRIMSKLDHYTNQLMKVFRKKGGAAGHKMSMIVAAMDKNPTVETRRECILKALCVYLNGNPENFIKDYVVVEPGAMRAMEEKVMEIYVIRHEGAEPTESPEDVGIIIEGVEVLQDLRDVANGCAVLFGLIYSLNLTYPKRPEIHV; encoded by the exons ATGGCCAACTACCGCACTAGACTGCGGAACATTGGGTGTCCAGAATTAAGCATAAATGCTGCCAAAGAAAAACGCAGGACAACAGGCAAAGGTCCCAACCAAGTGAAGAAGCCACGGAAAGCAGAGGTCAGTTACTGTCCTGATTATCCCATAGGGGAAACAAAAGCAAGTCTTGAGCTGGAAAGAAAAATCCTGTTGTTGGAGGTAAAGAAAAAGAACCAACCACTGATAAAGGCTAAAATGGAAAGAACTTTTGCCTACAGGAGACAGGAAATCATTCAGGACATGCCCTTCATCACCGAGTTCCAAGACAGATGGCCAGCTCTGTTTTCTGAGAGCGAG CTAAATGCAGAATTCACACGCATCAcaactgttcccctgctgtcCAGAATCATGTCCAAACTGGATCATTACACAAACCAGTTGATGAAGGTGTTTAGAAAGAAGGGTGGAGCAGCAGGGCACAAAATGAGCATGATCGTGGCAGCCATGGACAAG AATCCTACTGTTGAAACACGACGAGAATGCATcctcaaagcactttgtgtgtACCTCAATGGAAATCCAGAAAATTTCATAAAGGACTATGTG GTTGTTGAACCTGGTGCAATGAGAGCAATGGAGGAAAAGGTCATGGAAATCTATGTTATCCGACATGAGGGAGCAGAGCCCACAGAGTCGCCTGAGGATGTTGGCATCATAATTGAGGGAGTTGAAGTGTTGCAGGATCTGAGAGACGTGGCAAATGGGTGTGCAGTCCTGTTTGGCCTCATCTACAGTTTAAACCTCACCTACCCCAAAAGACCTGAGATACACGTTTGA
- the LOC111586893 gene encoding uncharacterized protein LOC111586893 isoform X2: protein MPFITEFQDRWPALFSESELNAEFTRITTVPLLSRIMSKLDHYTNQLMKVFRKKGGAAGHKMSMIVAAMDKNPTVETRRECILKALCVYLNGNPENFIKDYVVVEPGAMRAMEEKVMEIYVIRHEGAEPTESPEDVGIIIEGVEVLQDLRDVANGCAVLFGLIYSLNLTYPKRPEIHV from the exons ATGCCCTTCATCACCGAGTTCCAAGACAGATGGCCAGCTCTGTTTTCTGAGAGCGAG CTAAATGCAGAATTCACACGCATCAcaactgttcccctgctgtcCAGAATCATGTCCAAACTGGATCATTACACAAACCAGTTGATGAAGGTGTTTAGAAAGAAGGGTGGAGCAGCAGGGCACAAAATGAGCATGATCGTGGCAGCCATGGACAAG AATCCTACTGTTGAAACACGACGAGAATGCATcctcaaagcactttgtgtgtACCTCAATGGAAATCCAGAAAATTTCATAAAGGACTATGTG GTTGTTGAACCTGGTGCAATGAGAGCAATGGAGGAAAAGGTCATGGAAATCTATGTTATCCGACATGAGGGAGCAGAGCCCACAGAGTCGCCTGAGGATGTTGGCATCATAATTGAGGGAGTTGAAGTGTTGCAGGATCTGAGAGACGTGGCAAATGGGTGTGCAGTCCTGTTTGGCCTCATCTACAGTTTAAACCTCACCTACCCCAAAAGACCTGAGATACACGTTTGA